A stretch of Orientia tsutsugamushi DNA encodes these proteins:
- a CDS encoding RAP domain-containing protein, translating into MLKDRDVLSKPIITEIYNRALFLLQTEDARYNRLQFDARGLATILYQFAKLNYVIGWEFIEAWTNKAINLMDEFNPQELANSIWALGRLEIHPSDQFINAWTNKAINLMDEFNPQNLANSIWALGRLEIHPSDQFINAWIHHATKTIDNFNTQGLANSIWALGRLEIHPSDQFIKAWIHHATKTIDNFNTQGLANSIWALGQLEIHPSYQFIKAWIHHATKTIDNFNTQNLANSIWALGQLEIHPSYQFIQAWIHHATKTIDNFSLQELANSIYGIFTLNVLCNSKIKVPQQFISAVNQNIELFDENIEDIGQILKAHYYFGKQGVGILTSQNRQLLEKKFKTKLTPCHTSNLQLNVLKVVKKVLAQHTVKSEYYIKQITSSVDIFIKEKNTVIQVDGPSHFDDNNAPNFSTRLNTELLKSYGYLVHRIPYWVWNKLKTNIAKEEYICELICTDEFVSQSETLEEVFYDAQENIPEQSTSEILPHSESQISDDVFYDAYEYIPQDPLTHDSSFHYDMQALGNICSSDFETCSL; encoded by the coding sequence ATGCTTAAAGATAGAGATGTATTATCTAAACCTATTATAACAGAGATTTACAATAGAGCTTTGTTTTTACTGCAAACTGAAGATGCAAGATACAATAGATTGCAGTTTGATGCTAGAGGCTTAGCAACAATTTTATATCAATTTGCAAAGTTAAACTATGTTATAGGTTGGGAGTTTATTGAGGCTTGGACAAATAAAGCTATAAATCTAATGGATGAGTTTAACCCTCAGGAGTTAGCTAATTCTATATGGGCATTAGGACGGTTAGAAATTCATCCATCAGATCAATTCATTAATGCTTGGACAAATAAAGCTATAAATCTAATGGATGAGTTTAACCCTCAAAATTTAGCCAATTCCATATGGGCATTAGGACGGTTAGAAATTCATCCATCAGATCAATTCATTAATGCTTGGATACATCACGCTACTAAAACTATTGATAACTTTAATACTCAAGGGTTGGCTAATTCTATATGGGCATTAGGACGGTTAGAAATTCATCCATCAGACCAATTTATTAAGGCTTGGATACATCATGCTACTAAAACTATTGATAACTTTAATACTCAAGGGTTAGCTAATTCCATATGGGCATTAGGACAGTTAGAAATTCATCCATCATATCAATTCATTAAGGCTTGGATACATCATGCTACTAAAACTATTGATAACTTTAATACTCAAAATTTAGCTAATTCCATATGGGCATTAGGACAGTTAGAAATTCATCCATCATATCAATTCATTCAAGCTTGGATACATCATGCTACTAAAACTATTGATAACTTTAGTCTTCAAGAGTTAGCTAATTCTATTTATGGAATATTCACATTAAATGTTTTATGTAACTCTAAAATTAAAGTACCACAGCAATTTATTTCTGCTGTTAATCAAAATATTGAACTGTTTGATGAAAATATTGAAGATATTGGTCAAATTTTAAAAGCGCATTATTATTTTGGTAAACAAGGTGTAGGAATATTAACTTCACAAAATCGTCAACTTCTTGAAAAAAAGTTTAAAACCAAATTAACACCTTGTCATACTTCAAATTTACAACTAAATGTTCTGAAGGTAGTCAAAAAAGTATTAGCACAACACACTGTTAAAAGCGAGTATTATATTAAGCAGATTACTTCTAGTGTTGATATCTTTATTAAAGAGAAAAATACAGTAATTCAAGTAGATGGCCCATCCCATTTTGATGACAATAATGCTCCCAATTTTTCAACTAGGCTTAATACTGAATTATTGAAAAGTTATGGATACTTAGTACATAGAATTCCATATTGGGTTTGGAATAAGTTAAAAACAAATATTGCCAAAGAAGAATATATATGTGAATTGATATGCACTGATGAATTTGTTTCTCAATCAGAGACGTTAGAGGAGGTGTTCTATGATGCACAAGAGAATATACCAGAGCAATCAACAAGCGAAATTTTACCTCATTCTGAATCACAAATATCAGATGATGTATTTTATGATGCGTACGAATATATTCCACAAGATCCATTAACACATGACTCTTCATTTCATTATGACATGCAAGCATTAGGCAACATATGTTCTTCTGATTTTGAGACATGTAGTTTGTAA